In Aquila chrysaetos chrysaetos chromosome 24, bAquChr1.4, whole genome shotgun sequence, the genomic stretch ctctctacaactacctgaaagggggttgtagtgaggtgggtgctggtctcttctgtcaggtggctggagacaggacgagaggaaatggcctcaagttgcagcaagggaggtttaggttggatattagcaaaaatttctttcctgaaagggttgtcagacattggaacaggctgcccagggaagtggttgagtcaccatccctggaggtattcaaaaagcgcgtagacgaggcacttcagaacatggtttagtgggcatggttgatggttggactcgatgatcttgaaggtctttttccaacctaaatgattctatgattctatgaatgtTCTCTACAGCAGTCTCTGGTAATGATATGGTGAATATCTGCCAAGATGGTTTGTAATTTGAACCTTTATCCATTAGTAAGTACAGGAACTCACACTACTAAACCCACTTGATACAGGGAGGCCTATTCACAGTTAACAAGACTGTCCTCTCCAGTTCCTGAGTGCTGTTGGTTTGCTTTAGAAGGTATTTCTTGGCTGCTTGTGCAGCAAGGATAGTTACCATTCTGGATCAGTCTTTCTTTGGTCCCAGCAGTATCTGCTTTGCTAGAAGTACTTGAAATCTTCAGAGTAAGTGTTATGTTTTTGTCATCCTGTTGCTGTGTCAAAGGTATCCTGTTTGAAAAACAATAGTGCCTGAAGCAGCCAATGCATTCAGATTTATTTCCCTTCCACTCCCTGAGTTTTGGACTATTGCCACGAACCTGGAGGGGAACAGATGATGCCTTATCTAATCTCCATGCCGTGTTATCACAGGTCTCCAATGGGCGTGGGAACATGGCAGTCTCCCTGGTGGCAGATGAGAACCCCTTCTCCCAGGCAGCCCTGAGTACAGACGACTGCTTCATTCTGGACCATGGCACAGACGGAAAGATCTTTGTTTGGAAAGGTATGATAGAGATGCAGGTGAAGCTGATTATGCATAGATAGGATCTTTATCCAGTTATCAATCCCTGTTTCTTTGAAGCTGGGTAGAGGAGTGTACacttggtggtggtggtgctttTCAGGGCAAGTTCAGATAGCATTAACAATCTCAGAAAAGCACTCTCATCTGAAATGTCACATGCTGAAGTACAGGGTCTTTAGTGTAGAGCATTAAAGGGAGGGTCCTGGgaaccaggaagaaaaaattaaattaatatcgTAAGTAGAAAGGCAATTGTGCTCTCTCAGCCATCACAAAAGGCATAAAAGAGACTGAACAGTTGTAATTTGCTATTTGGCATCATCTAGCTGGAAGGCTGGGCCCTTCTACTCTTGCAAAAGGTAGAAGTACCTGGGACAGTTTCTTCTCTGGGTATgcagaactttttaaaagttggcctcttttctctctatttGCATTAAAGGCAAGGGTGCCAACTCTGAAGAGAAGAAGGCAGCACTGAAAACAGCTTCTGAGTTCATTGATAAGATGGGTTATCCAAAACACACCCAGGTAAGGATGTGAAGCCCACCTGTGGCAAACCCCCAGACACCACTGGGGTCACTTTTCTGCCACACAGGTCACTGACTCCAGAGCACAGCTCATGTGAAGTGTCACTAGCAGTCTTTCAAGTAGCTCCTGTTTTGGGTCATCTGCTCTTCTGCAGGGAGATATTGCAGTGTTTCTCCTGGTCTAACGCAGTccttaaaatagcatttatcCCAACACAACTAGTATTTaacatttcttcctctcagatacttttttaccttttccatGACCTCTCTCCAAAGAGTGAAAAAGAGAAGGCGTAGATAAAACTGCCCTTCTTGTTCTTAGGGAGATGATTCTAAAGGCTTAATATCCCTTAGAACTCCCCTGAGACTGACTGCCTCCCATAGCATATGGAGATCTATATTGTAGGTTGTAATAGTATGGACCTTCCAGGTGTAGTTACACAGAGGCTTAAAGATTGAGTAACACTGGCTTGAAAGAAACAGATCCCTTCAAACTAGTGGTCGCAAGCAGCAAACAGATAGTTTGTCATGTGtcttttctcttggaaaagaTCTGCCCAGTATGGTAATAGCTGGAGGTAATATTGATTGCTGTGTCTCTGATTATTGCATCAGTGAGACCTGACATTGCTCTTAGTACTGCATCTTGGCACCAAGCATTTAACTGCTGTAATCTCAGAAGAGTTGTACCAGACAGTTCTCTGTCAGCTTGAAACCAGGACTCACATGAAGCTAAGAGCAGCCAGAGCTGGAGTTGCGTGGGATGGGAGGCAAGGCTGCTCCTGATGGGCTGGCTCATTTGTTTCAGGTCCAGGTCCTCCCTGAGAGCGGTGAGACACCTTTGTTTAAGCAATTCTTCAAGAACTGGCGGGACAAGGACCAGACAGAAGGACTGGGGCAGGCTTACATTTCTGGTCATGTTGCCAAGATCGAGAAGGTACCTTTCGATGCTGCCACTCTGCACACCTCCAAGGCCATGGCTGCCCAGCATGGAATGGAGGATGACGGCTCTGGCAGGAAACAGGTGAGCAGTGTCAGAATCCCTTTGGGAAGGTTTCCagaattttctttgctatttgaTGGCATTCCTGCAAGAGCAGCAAGACAAATGGAGGCCTGAGAGTCATCAACGCTGCAGTTTTGTAAGTGCTGGGTGAATTTTTAACACCAGAAATACCAGTAGGGTCTTGGGAGCCCTGCAGCTAAGTGGTGTAGCTGAGCTGTTAATTTTGACCCCAAAATTTCCCTGGGGCAGTGCTTCACCCAGCAGTGTGGACCCAGACCTCTTCCtcattcttcttcctccctgttATTCTAGCTGTTGCCATCACACATGTGATGGGTGACTGTCTCAGAGCACCTATCTCATGCAGCTGGATGCATGCATTTGCGCACAGAAGCAGTGGTGGAGGTGGGCTTGAAAGGGCTGGGTACTGTCCAAAAGCCTGCAGAGGTCCCAGCCAACATTAGACTTCTCAGAAGTCCCCAGTAAAGTCAGAAAGCTCTATTCCTGACTGTCCAactgagagaaattaaaatgatcaTGTCAGGTACAAAATGGGCATCAGTGCTGGCAGTGCTCATAGTCTGACTCGCATTTTCTCCACTGGTTCTGGTGGAATCCCATTAAGGGTTGGGATCACCCAAGAGGATAAGCTGGATGTGCCCTGCTTCCCGACCTGGCTGCAGGCTGTGGAATGCCAGGTTTTTAGCAGCGTTCCCCAGCAGGTGGGGCTGCAGGACCGCAAGTTCTGGGAGGCtgaatttgggaagaaaagggaacagGCGCTCTGTCAGGAAAGTCTGCTTATTTTGCTGTCAACGTTGAACTCAGAAtatttctgctcctctccttttctAGATTTGGAGAATAGAAGGTTCAGAGAAAGTGCCAGTGGATCCTTCGACGTATGGCCAGTTCTACGGAGGGGATAGCTATATTATCTTGTACAATTACCAGCATGGTGGAAAACAGGGACAGATCATTTACACTTGGTAAGAAAGTTTTCCTGATGCAAGCCAGGAAACACTGGGGCTATGTGGGGCTGAGATTCCACTTCTGCGAAAAGGGGTCATGGGAGGTTCCCACTTACAGAGGATCCTCAGGGGATAAAATTTCACCCTGAATAACCTTCCCTCGCAAACCAAACCATACCAGAGGTCTGGAATGTTTTGTTTGAAGTGGGACAATGGGGGGAATTACTgtgctggtattttttttttcctttttttcccagcagtaGTTACTCCCTTCTTTGGATCAAGCTCTAGTTCTTTTTGTGGAGTTCCTACATTTTTCGAGACTACTGTAACTAATTTTTGATACTGTGCCACATTGGCTGGTGGCTTACGACTGTTACAGTTCCCAGACCATGCCCTTAAAGAGGAGTTTTTCAGCAGGCAGTCTCACTGTGGTCTTCTTCCTGCTCGTCAGCAAGCAGAGAGGGCACAGGCAAACTGTTGAACTGAAACCAGGAAGGACGCAGTCTGTATAGGGGCTGCATGTGTAGTTCCTGATAACAGTACCAACAGGCATGTCTTTAAACTAGCTTTAGAAAGATAATGGCAGATGGGCATGAAGATAAGAAAGAATCTGTGCTTGTTATCTAGAAAACATTCCTATCTCCGTCTGTAATCACTGTGTTACAATATAGCATAATGAATTTCTTCATGTTGAATGAAGTACTGCAGAGGTTTGGTAACAGAGGTTTTTCTTACCTCTTGATCTCtgtaatgtgtgtgtgtgtggaaaatgGCTGAAAATAAACCTCAAATTTTGCCTTGTCCTTCAGGCAGGGTGCTGATTCCACTCAAGATGAAATTGCGACCTCTGCATTCCTCACAGTACAGCTGGATGAGGAGCTGGGAGGCAGCCCTGTGCaggtaaaaaacccaaacccaaccaaccaaccaaccaaaaaaacccaacactgtGAGAATAAATTATATATCTATAGTCATAGTTATATAGTTATATGATACCAATTGGCAGTGAAGAAACCCAGTCACGTAGTGGCAGCCTCCAGCCACACCTACACACCAGCTATTATGCAAGGAAGTTTTACAAGTGGCCTGCATGAGACAGGAGGTTTTTTATGGCTGTTACTTGTTACCTCTGTGCTAGTGGACCACtcagcaattaaaatgaaatggcaaTTGTGAGAGTTCAGTTTAAACACTGGTCTACTTTTCTGTGGGAGGCAATAGCTAAGCTCCTGTGACCAGCTAGGAATATTCCAGCTGGAAAGATGGTTGTAAAGGCCTTTTCTGGTATATCTTGTGCTGCTTTTCGGCAGCAGCTTAAAACTGACAGcaagtttcttcttctctagaAACGAGTAGTGCAAGGAAAAGAGCCACCTCATCTGATGAGTATGTTTGGTGGAAAGCCCTTGATTGTTTACAAGGGTGGAACCTCTAGGGAAGGAGGCCAGACAGCACCTGCGGAAACGCGCCTGTTCCAGGTCCGATCCAGCACCTCGGGAGCTACCAGAGCAGTAGAGGTATGTGGAAAGTGAGTCAACTTCCGTGTTGTATGCACAGGGATGGGAACATGATACCTTTGAACAGAACAAGGGCCAAATTGAGCTTTCTGatgtaaaatgaaacacattttgaaaactttacaACTATTAAAAGATTCCTCTTTTCCCATAGATAAGTAGTGATAatcattattttctaattaGCTTATAAATACCACCTTGAATACATTTAAGCCATTTTCTCTTAAGTCCCCCCTAGATGCTGCACCCTGCACACTATGATGCTTTTCAAACACTGTTGAAAACCACTAGGATCTGGCCATTGTGACTTGTTCTAAGCCTGTGTGACAATAATCCTGAAGACAGAAAGTGCTAAATACCCTATATGTAAATAGAACTTGTGCCAGGACACGGGTCAAAAGCCCCactcctttgaaagaaaatgcacacaATCCCCCTGGGGTGCAGCAACAAAAGAGAGACTAAATCCTAGTCAATAGCTACAGGTGAGGCAAGAGCACCGTCTGCAGCAACTTCCTAAGTTTCTGGCTTCAGGATGGCATGTCCTTGTTGACACAGAGGAAATTACGTTAATGATTGATCAGCCTCAGCAGCAGGGATAGTGCTCTACAGTGGTCTCCCCAGCAAGTTCTTAAATCTCCTGTCATAACCATAAAGACTGGCAAAATGACAGATCCAAGCATTCTTGCCATAGGTCATATGTATCTGTAGAttacacacagaaacacagatttatttacGCTTCTCATATGATTAAGTCTACCTCATCACTCAGATACAGGTGAATATACAACACGTCTTATAGCCTTACATGCTTGTATGGAATATCTTGTTTGCAGTTTATTCAACGATAGGTACcgatttttattttgaaatatggaCTCTTTGTAGAGGACAATTACATCTGACACGTgcaatgttctttcttttcagctggatcCTACTGCCAGTCAGCTGAACTCCAATGATGCCTTTGTCCTGAAAACTCCCTCTGCCGCTTACCTTTGGGTTGGCCAAGGAGCCAGCGATGCTGAGAAATCAGGAGCACAAgagctgctgaagctgctggGAGCTCGCCCAGTACAGGTTTCTGAGGGCAGAGAGCCAGGTGAGGGAGGCACAATGGAGTCTGAGATCATTTCTGTGTAGCTACACATTCTCAGTAATTATTTCGtggatattttcttttgtctcccaGAACAAGGAAATGTGGACACAGGCACTGAGGGGCTTCTCCACAGTATCTTCATTATGTTTAACAGCGCACTCATGTTTGTAGGCCTTTGGGACTTTCTGACATAGAAGAGTGCTTCAAGTCCTACCCAAACCATACTGCTACTGTGGTTTCCATGAATAGTTGAAGCATCAGTAtctccttctcttttgcagATAATTTCTGGGCAGCTTTGGGTGGAAAAGCTCCTTACCGTACCTCTCCCCGGCTGAAGGACAAGAAGATGGATGCTCACCCCCCTCGTCTTTTTGCATGCTCCAACAAGAGTGGACGCTTCACTGTGAGTATCTAAGACAGTCAAAATTCAACATCCATCTGACAAAGTGGGAGAAACTCAGTCCCAGTCTGCTCTGAGCCAACCAAGAGGCTGTTACGCCATACCTTCCTTCGCGGTGTTACCTCCAGAAGGAAAGCATCATCAGGACCATTTttctgcagagacagcagctAGTTCTGTTGCGCTGTTGTGTCAGCACAGCAACTTTCTGAAGCATCAAACTGGTCCTCCCCTAGTTAACAACGAGCATTCAGACTCCTCAAATTTTAACTCATGAATCTTTCAAGTAAAGAGGCAGCATTACAAGTCTTGGGTGTGAGTGACAGTTTCTCTAGGTAGACAGAGACTGATTTTGTGTTCTGTGGTCTAAGAACACTTCTGTGACATAGCCCGAGTTGCACGGTCAAATACCGTGCCGATGACCAGCTTAATGCATCTCACCAGCAAGAGGTGAAACTAGAACCTCTGTGAGCTGGATTTCTCCTGTAAAGATAAAATGGCATTTGAAGCGTGTGCTCATCTTAACCTTGTGTTTTCCAGATTGAAGAAGTTCCTGGAGATCTGACTCAGGATGACCTTGCTACAGATGATGTTATGCTCCTTGACACATGGGATCAGGTATGTCACGTTTACCTAGCGAGGAGAGGAGCAAAGGATGTGCACAAATGGGCTGTAGGTTGAGATCCAAATTACAATAGCTGGAAGAGTCGTTGCATTACAGAGTTCTTTCATCTTCAGGCCTGAGAACAAATCCACCTTACTAGTGACATTGAAGAGAACTTGCATCTGGAACTTGAGGAAAGAGTTGgtgtcctgctgcttctctggttAGCTTAAGGGCTGAAGATAATAGGCTGTTGTGGATCGTAGGTACTCCCCCAGTCTGTAAACTTCTTGAGGGCAGCATCCTTCTCCTGGCTGGGAAGGACTGTGAACCATTGTTAGGATTCAGCactttaaaatactgacatattttctgttatttttcaataaCAGACTGTGCATAAATCAGCTAAAAGGCAACTTAGAGattaattttgtatgttttatgtaaaaatgttcAAACATCTGCTTGTTTTTCCTGATGATAAGCTAGTGTATTAATTTGTTCACGTATCTAGAATTTATGTAGATAAAATGCAGTCAAAAAGCTTCTCGTTATCTACCAACAGCTTTAATCACGCAGGTCAACAATCCAGGCACACCAACACGACTACGTTCTTGTTCTGTGTTGTACTCTGTTCACTGAGACTTTGTCTAAGTTATCCTTTCTTTCATAAAGAAATCGATTGTTGCTGAAATAATtcatatggggtttttttatctttagGTCTTTGTATGGATTGGGAAAGATGcccaagaagaagaaaagactgagGCGCTGAAATCTGGTAATGtcacattttcctctctgaacTAACCGATTCTTATTTTCCCACTATCTGATTGTAAGGCAGGCAACTTAATATACTGAGAAACCTACCTTAATCACAACATAAAATTCAATCTTGTGATCAAAGAGATCACATCTCTCAAGACAGGAGCATCCCCAAGATCAGCATAAAGAGCTGTAGTAGTCAGACACACTGTGCTCAACCCCCAGCCCTGAACAAGTATCCTTGTGTGGGTAAGCGGGTGTAGCCTGCCACTGTATTACAGCTTTTTTATAATCCTGAGGTCGGTTTTCTGCAAACAAGCGCCAGTCTTCTAATAGGTGTAGGTAAAACCATAGTGTGAAcacttttgtgggtttttgtttaaatgaacaATCTGAAATTGTATCTCTAGCATCTCTAGCTAAGCTGTTTCAACTGTTGCTCCCTAAGACTTGCACTCTCTGAGATGTCTTCTACTTGTGTGTTTTCAGCTAAACGGTACATTGAAACTGATCCGGCCAGCCGAGATAAGAGAACTCCAATCACAGTCGTTAAACAAGGGCTGGAGCCGCCAACCTTCTCCGGCTGGTTCCTGGGCTGGGATGATGACTACTGGTCTGTCGATCCTCTACAGAGAGCAATGGCAGATGTGGATGTCTGAGTaacaagttttttctttttttaaatggagcaaGTTTAGTGCCTTCAATGCCTTCAAGAGCTACTTCCTCCTGCAGGATGCATGTTAACAAGGCAATGATGTTAATAGCCAATTAGCTGTGCAATAATTACCGAAAACAATCATGACCAGTCACTGACCCTGCTCCTTGCTTTGATTATATTTAATACAATAAAGCTTGTATGGAATACATGAAGAATAGAAATGGTGGGGTTTGTTACAAAAAGATTAGACAGAAGCTGTAGGTCCCACATTTGAACTTGCTTGAAACAAATACACCTTAGAAAATGAAACCTTCTTTGTGCCACCTTTTGCACATGCACTTTCTACTAAACGgttacagaaattacttttggggtttggggattGTTCTGCTTTCCCCTTGCCAGAATTATTAGCATTTAAGATAAATTAACAGTATTCTACTCTTTCAGAAAGTCACTCGTTGGTAAACAGCATGGTTTTTTTATTCAGGATGAGAGCAAAAAGCATGCTCCTGGTGTCAACAAGAATTCCCAGGGGTGGccatttacagcagcagcagtgggagttACAGATTCACTCATCTTCCCCAAGGATTAACCTCAAGCTGTGCAGTTACTCCATTTCCCACTTCAAGTGCCTGAGCACAGTAATGCTAATTATTATAGCTTTGTTAACCATATTTCTGCCCCCTCTCCCACCAAAAAGTCAAGCTCAGCTTACATTAAGTGAAGTACTGACAAACACATGCAGATGGGTATATTGCGTTTATGATGCAGAGGACGAAAACACATTCACAGCaaacaggcagaaaggaaacagtGCTGATTAGCTCAAGCCCTAAGAGCACTTGGGcatcttctcctacagtgaCAAAGGCACAGTGTATCAAGGCACAGGTAGACAGACCTTGCCCTTACTAAAATACctgtgaaaacagaactgaTAGTACCAGAAAAGTGACTAAAAAACATGTTAGGCACTTTATGCTGGCCACTGTAAGAAGGGCACTTACATCATTGATCTTGGCTTTTCGTTTTCATTGCCACCTCCCAGTAATTGAAGACCAGATGCCAAACTCGGCAATGGTGGTAGCCTGAAGagcctctccccacccccagactctaattattctcattttaatcTGTAATTACATCTACTAAACAGGTACAAAATATGAATACAGGTTAACAGGCTTACAGCTCAAGACTACACAAACTGAAGATTACACGCTTTTGGTATTAAGTATAAGCCCTTTGTGTCACAACAAATACAACTGGTCTGCTCAGAAGCAGCATCAACAGGTAAATCACTGATTTGTTAGAACAGATACACAAACAGTACAGCATCTTCTGTTAAACATCACCAGCCCCCGCCAATACAGAGGTCTTACTTCCTAGAGAAGCAGGTTTTAGACCTGGATAAAATGCAGGAGTCAGtactttggcttttaaaaatcatttttaagaGAGACAGATAAAGGCAGACCCAACaacttttcagtgctttgaagaAGCATGAATCTATACAGGCACACCACCCTAACAACAGAACAGCCCATCAGTGACTGCAAGCATATTGTATCCATAACTACGGCATGTTTGTGCCATTTCTGTGTGGCAGAACAGAGATGGAAAGTTCCACTAACAACTGTTTCTCATGAATGGGGGACTGTTTTAGAGAGCATGAGCCTGATTCTCAAAAGTACCCAGTATAGTATTCTCACTCCTGTTATCAATTTCTGTTACTTTTCCAATCCACATGACAGCAATCTGATGACTTCATCACATAAAGCTACACTCCAAGAGAATATAGTTAGGGCTGTGCCGCTTCCCTTGCAGGGCTACAGACCCATTTATTAAAAGGAACGCTTCTCTTTCCAAACATTGGATCATCTCACCTTCACCACAAATGGTTTTATATACTATTTGAAAATGGGAGGTTACAGATTAAAGATGTCCCACCCAGGATAGTATGAATACATGCTGCTTTAAGATCACAATCCACCTGTActcattttgaaagcttttcaatttcaaatgttttgatcGTCTATATTCACAAACATTATATATAAAGTTTTATAACACACTTAGTATAACAAAAGAGGTTCCTCAGCAAATCCACTTTA encodes the following:
- the GSN gene encoding gelsolin isoform X1, producing the protein MVAEGLGGPRHARALVAGRGVITAGTGTASSFAGPATRRRPHRPLPAAAPHGGGAGAGECRGPPPGLPGPARPRSAPGSCPYPVSASTRKSVLKKKVMGMTCFKEASLPVSMVEHAEFLKAGKEPGLQIWRIEKFDLVPVPKNLYGDFFTGDSYLVLNTIKQRSGNFQYDLHFWLGDESSQDERGAAAIFTVQMDDYLQGKAVQHREVQGHESSTFLGYFKSGIKYKAGGVASGFRHVVPNEVTVQRLLQVKGRRTVRATEVPVTWESFNTGDCFILDLGSNIFQWCGSNSNRQERLKATVLAKGIRDNERNGRAKVYVSEEGSEREEMLQVLGPKPSLPPGASDETKTDTANRKLAKLYKVSNGRGNMAVSLVADENPFSQAALSTDDCFILDHGTDGKIFVWKGKGANSEEKKAALKTASEFIDKMGYPKHTQVQVLPESGETPLFKQFFKNWRDKDQTEGLGQAYISGHVAKIEKVPFDAATLHTSKAMAAQHGMEDDGSGRKQIWRIEGSEKVPVDPSTYGQFYGGDSYIILYNYQHGGKQGQIIYTWQGADSTQDEIATSAFLTVQLDEELGGSPVQKRVVQGKEPPHLMSMFGGKPLIVYKGGTSREGGQTAPAETRLFQVRSSTSGATRAVELDPTASQLNSNDAFVLKTPSAAYLWVGQGASDAEKSGAQELLKLLGARPVQVSEGREPDNFWAALGGKAPYRTSPRLKDKKMDAHPPRLFACSNKSGRFTIEEVPGDLTQDDLATDDVMLLDTWDQVFVWIGKDAQEEEKTEALKSAKRYIETDPASRDKRTPITVVKQGLEPPTFSGWFLGWDDDYWSVDPLQRAMADVDV
- the GSN gene encoding gelsolin isoform X2, with amino-acid sequence MGKQDLNYIFLTIFCTVALKLNCVSSMSVAGLGYVVTAAVVLSAVPVSMVEHAEFLKAGKEPGLQIWRIEKFDLVPVPKNLYGDFFTGDSYLVLNTIKQRSGNFQYDLHFWLGDESSQDERGAAAIFTVQMDDYLQGKAVQHREVQGHESSTFLGYFKSGIKYKAGGVASGFRHVVPNEVTVQRLLQVKGRRTVRATEVPVTWESFNTGDCFILDLGSNIFQWCGSNSNRQERLKATVLAKGIRDNERNGRAKVYVSEEGSEREEMLQVLGPKPSLPPGASDETKTDTANRKLAKLYKVSNGRGNMAVSLVADENPFSQAALSTDDCFILDHGTDGKIFVWKGKGANSEEKKAALKTASEFIDKMGYPKHTQVQVLPESGETPLFKQFFKNWRDKDQTEGLGQAYISGHVAKIEKVPFDAATLHTSKAMAAQHGMEDDGSGRKQIWRIEGSEKVPVDPSTYGQFYGGDSYIILYNYQHGGKQGQIIYTWQGADSTQDEIATSAFLTVQLDEELGGSPVQKRVVQGKEPPHLMSMFGGKPLIVYKGGTSREGGQTAPAETRLFQVRSSTSGATRAVELDPTASQLNSNDAFVLKTPSAAYLWVGQGASDAEKSGAQELLKLLGARPVQVSEGREPDNFWAALGGKAPYRTSPRLKDKKMDAHPPRLFACSNKSGRFTIEEVPGDLTQDDLATDDVMLLDTWDQVFVWIGKDAQEEEKTEALKSAKRYIETDPASRDKRTPITVVKQGLEPPTFSGWFLGWDDDYWSVDPLQRAMADVDV
- the GSN gene encoding gelsolin isoform X3, with the translated sequence MVEHAEFLKAGKEPGLQIWRIEKFDLVPVPKNLYGDFFTGDSYLVLNTIKQRSGNFQYDLHFWLGDESSQDERGAAAIFTVQMDDYLQGKAVQHREVQGHESSTFLGYFKSGIKYKAGGVASGFRHVVPNEVTVQRLLQVKGRRTVRATEVPVTWESFNTGDCFILDLGSNIFQWCGSNSNRQERLKATVLAKGIRDNERNGRAKVYVSEEGSEREEMLQVLGPKPSLPPGASDETKTDTANRKLAKLYKVSNGRGNMAVSLVADENPFSQAALSTDDCFILDHGTDGKIFVWKGKGANSEEKKAALKTASEFIDKMGYPKHTQVQVLPESGETPLFKQFFKNWRDKDQTEGLGQAYISGHVAKIEKVPFDAATLHTSKAMAAQHGMEDDGSGRKQIWRIEGSEKVPVDPSTYGQFYGGDSYIILYNYQHGGKQGQIIYTWQGADSTQDEIATSAFLTVQLDEELGGSPVQKRVVQGKEPPHLMSMFGGKPLIVYKGGTSREGGQTAPAETRLFQVRSSTSGATRAVELDPTASQLNSNDAFVLKTPSAAYLWVGQGASDAEKSGAQELLKLLGARPVQVSEGREPDNFWAALGGKAPYRTSPRLKDKKMDAHPPRLFACSNKSGRFTIEEVPGDLTQDDLATDDVMLLDTWDQVFVWIGKDAQEEEKTEALKSAKRYIETDPASRDKRTPITVVKQGLEPPTFSGWFLGWDDDYWSVDPLQRAMADVDV